ATACTAATTAGTAAAAATCCGCCAACGAGCAGCATGCTGAACGTCGTTGTTCCATTCAGGAGATTTTGGAGATAGAGAAAACTCGATGCACCGAGAAAAACTTGCAATACGTTCCAAAATACTTCTTTCGGATCAAACGCCATCTCTTTCGATATCGACTGGATATAGGCAGCAGGACTCTCGCCAGTAATCGCACGAACCGATTTCCCGTCCGATTCCGCTTCGATCAGATGGTCTTCGAGTTCATGAACAATCTCGTTCGTCGTCTGTTCATTTTTTCCGGAAGCAAGTAGGTATACCTTTAAGTCTTCTAAAAATCGTGTTGATTCCGTCGATAGGGTCATCTCAATCATCCTCCTTTAAAATGCTTTCGACACTCATCGAAAGGTGATGCCATCGTTTCGTAAAAGCAGCAAGTTCTTCCATACCGCTCGTCGTGATCGAATAATATTTTCGCTTTGGACCAGACGGGGAAACGCGTGAAGTCGCTTCGATCCAGCCCAGTTTTTGCATCCGGATCAATAAGGGATAGATTGTTCCTTCGCTGATGTCAGCAAAACCGTATGCTTTGAGTTTCGTCGCCAGTTCATAGCCATAAATCTCTTCTTCCGCGATCAGCGCAAGTAAACAGCCATCGAGAATCCCTTTTAACATTTGTGTCGAAGACATCCGCATCTTCCTTTCGCTACTTGGTATTACAAGGTAATGATACGCTAAGCTATTTTGTATTGCAAGGTAGTGGGGGAAAAAGGTTCATTTCTCTGAAAAAAAGGTAAATCAATGATACAGAAGGAAGGTCGCTCGTTTGAAAAGGAGGTCCTGATCGTGGATAAGCGGAACACCATTGTCTCGGCAACCGTCATCTTCGTCATCATGGGTATCGTCATGGCTGTCTCAGCATTTGGCTTCGGCATTCGTTACGGTGATCCTGAGTTGTTACGGATCGCGATTTTTGGTGAAGTAGCGTCAGCCCTCTTTCTCGTCTGGTACATTCGTCGTCATGCCACGTTTGCTGCCGTTGGGTTTTTGAAACTACAAGCAAGAGGACTCGTCTGGTACATTCCGTTACTATTGATCGTTCTCTTTCAAGTCGGACTGATCGTCAACGCCCTGTTCACCACGTCACTTTCGTCGTCGGTGCTTCAACTCGTAGGGATCGTCTTCCTGACGACCTTATTCGTCGGCTTCAACGAAGAAGTTCTGTTTCGAGGCATCATCCTGCGTTACCTTCGACCGAATGAACATCCGTATCGTGCCGTCCTCATCAGTGCGCTTCTGTTCTCGTCGTTTCATCTGCTGAATCTGATTGCCTTGATTCCACCGGCAGCGATGCTGTTCCAACTCGCGAACACGTTCGTATTTGATGTATTCTTTGCGATCATCGCACTGAAGCTGAATAATCTATGGCCGTTGATCATCTTCCATGCCTTATGGGATTTCGCGAGCATCGCTGCGGATGTCGTCAACGTCAATTTAGGGATTACCTCGCTATTAACGCAAGTCTATCTTTTAGTTGCGATCGTCATTCAACTGATCTTGTTAAAACGACATGATCTCAGTCACTTAAATGGACCGATGAATCCGCGAAATGTTTGAATAGCCGACTCTCCGTCATGTGACGGTGAGTTTTAATTTTGAATAAAGGTAGTAACGATGATTAATATGTAATATATTACTTGTATGAAACCTACAGATGATTTAGCGATTGCACGACTTCCTCTCAGTGAGGAAGTGTATCGACGTTTGCAACATCACATTATCACCTTACGCCTTGCCCCAGGTGAGAAGGTGAACGATCAAGCGCTCGCGGAAATGTTCGGTGTCAGTCGGACGCCGGTCCGCGAAGCTTTGAAACGACTCGAAGAGGAGGGATTGATTTTTGCGAAACGGGGTTCGCGGACGATCGTGACGGAGCTCGATGCTGAACAGGCACAGCAAACCTATCCGATCATCGCGACATTGCATGGACTAGCAGCACGCCTGGCGGGACCAGTGCTGACTAAAGACGACGTGACGGAACTTCAAACGATTCATCAACAGTTCACGACGGCGATTGATCAGCAGGATACGGAGACGGCACTGACGCTTGACGATGCTTTTCACGATGTCTTCGTGAAGCGGAGTCAGAACGCTCAACTAGGAGAAACGATTCGCCGATTGACACCGCTGATCCGCCGGCTCGAATACGCCCAGTTCGATCGACTCGGACGTCAGTCGATTGCCGACCATGCCGCGATTTTAGTTGCGTGTGAACAACGGGATGTCGAACAGCTCGTCCAGGCGACGGAACACAACTGGAACGGGCTCGGTCGTCTACTTGTCTCAACACTAAAGGAGGAGAGCTGATGCGACCGATCGTTTACGGCATCTTAGCGGCGATGTTCTTTGCCGTCACCTTTATCTTGAATCAATCGATGCAAGGAGCAGGGGGGCACTGGATCTACAGTGCGTCGCTCCGCTTTTTCTTGATGTTGCCGTTCTTCATCTTCATCGTTTTGATGCGCCGGGGCATTGGACGTGTCATACAAGCCCTGCGAACAGATATCGGCTTTTGGTTACTGTACGGAACGATTGGTTTTGGGCTGTTTTACGGTAGCATTTGCCTCGCTGCCGATCATGCACCGGGCTGGCTGATTGCCGGAACGTGGCAATTGACGATTTTAGCCGGACCACTGCTTGCGCCCTTGTTCAAACAACGGATTCCGTGGTCGGCACTCAAGTATTCCGTCTTGATCGTCCTCGGTGTCGTCGTCATGCAAGTATCCGTCGCAGGAAGTCTGTCGCTGCAGTCGCTTCTGTTCGGTGCCTTGCCGGTGCTCGTCGCTGCGATCGCCTATCCGCTCGGGAACCGAAAGATGATGGAACGGTATGGGGACAAACTTGACGTTTTTGAGCGGATTCTTGGAATGACGATCGCAAGTCTGCCATTTTGGATCGTTCTCTCCGTGATTGCTTACATACAGGTCGGCTTACCGAGTGTCAGCCAAGTGACGCAGTCCGGCTTCGTCGCCCTATTCTCTGGCGTCATCGCGACATCGCTCTTTTTCTACGCGACGTCGCTCGTTCGGACAGAACTGGTTCGGTTAGCTGCGATCGAAGCAACGCAATCGTTTGAGATCGTCTTTACCGTTCTTGGCGAGATGCTGTTTCTCCACGCGGCACTGCCGACGGGACTCGCGACATTCGGGATCATCCTCGTCATGCTCGGGATGACGCTGCATAGCTTGAATCAGGCGGAGCGAACGGTCGTCCGTCCTGATAAACGAAAAATCAATTGAGAAAGTAGGCTGTCAGATGGTTTTAACAGGTACACTCGTCAATACCGTCCTGATCATCATCGGGACGTTGCTTGGATTGATGTTCCACCGGATTCCGGAACGGATGAAGGAGACGGTCTTACAAGCGATCGGTCTAGCCGTCGTCGTCCTCGGGATCCAGATGGGGATGAAAAGCACGAACTTTTTGATCGTCATCGGTAGTCTTGTCCTCGGTGGAGCAATCGGAGAGTGGTTCCGCCTCGACGAGAAGCTCGACCGAATGGGGGCGTGGCTCGAACGCAAGATCAGTCGCGGTCGTCCATCAAATATCGCCGAAGGCTTCGTCACCGCGACGTTGATTTTCGTCATCGGAGCGATGGGTGTCCTCGGTGCGCTCGACGGTGGACTGCGTCAGGATCACGACGTCCTCTATACGAAGGGGTTGATTGACGGCTTCACGGCGCTCGTCCTCAGTTCAACGCTCGGGATCGGCGTCATGTTCTCAGCGATTCCCGTCTTCCTCTATCAAGGGGCGATTGCACTAAGTGCCGTTGCGATCACGAAGTTCATTCCCGACGCCGCGCTGCAAGAATTCATCTTGGAGATGACGGCGACCGGTGGAGTGATGATTGCAGCGATTGGTCTCAATCTAGCCGGAATCACGAAGATCCGCGTCGCGAACTTGTTACCGGGCATCGTCATCGTTGCTGTCATCGTGACGGGATTATATCTATTCTAACGAGACATCCCCGCCTGTCCGAAAGGACGAGCGGGGATGTTGTGTTATGTCTCAATTAATTTATGTGTCTCGTATGCCGTGATCGTATGGGCATCGTAATGGAAGTCATGCAGTAACGGGTGCTCGGTCGACAGAACAATCGGTAGGTAGTGCCGGAGGTTGCTGATGATGCCCATGTTATCGTCGCCTAAAATCCAGTCGAGTGATTTCCAATCGAGGATTCCTTCAACTGTCATGACCGGTGTTGGAAACGGACGATTTTCTAAATCAGCCAGGTAGAGGTACATGCCAGATGTCTCTTCCCCATGTAAGCGAACGATGCCTTTTGATGTCACTGAGGTGAGCGTGATGCCTGTCTCTTCAAACGTCTCGCGGATGACGGCGGCTTCCGGTGTCTCGCCCGGTTCGATCTTACCACCGACACCATTCCACATGCCCATCGCCGGACGTTTTTGCCGATTGACAAGTAAAAAGTGGTCTGCGTGGCGGATTAAACAAAGTGTATAACGATCCATGATTTACGACTCCCGTCCTAAAAAGTGTGTGTTGTACAGCATCTCGAATTGGGCGGGACCTGCGACCGGTAACTCGGTCGTCGTCGTTTCTTCAATCCGTAACGTCCGCTCAGTCAACGTCTTTTGTCCGGTTGGCGTCCGCATCGCGACGAGGCGACCTTTATTAAATGGGGAAACGTCGCTCTGCTGGATGATCTGTTCCATCTTCGATAAGTCATCTGTTGTAATGGATGTCTCGCGGTCGAACCGGTATCCAGTCACAAACTCTGCTTGTCCCGTTCGCTTCATCTCAAGTGTGTCATTATTGATGATCCGGTAACTGCCGCTAGCGGAATGAACGGTCTCCCCACTCAACGGAACAGGAACGAGCGGTAAATTAACGCCGAAGCCGGTATCAAGCAGGTGTGTTTCATTCCAAATGATCGCGACATGGGTCGGTCCGGTCGCTGACCAGGCATCTGACTTCGTATCGTAGACAGTTGCTTGAACGAGTCGAACAGGACAGTTCAGTTCTTGC
This region of Exiguobacterium acetylicum DSM 20416 genomic DNA includes:
- a CDS encoding PadR family transcriptional regulator → MSSTQMLKGILDGCLLALIAEEEIYGYELATKLKAYGFADISEGTIYPLLIRMQKLGWIEATSRVSPSGPKRKYYSITTSGMEELAAFTKRWHHLSMSVESILKEDD
- a CDS encoding CPBP family intramembrane glutamic endopeptidase encodes the protein MDKRNTIVSATVIFVIMGIVMAVSAFGFGIRYGDPELLRIAIFGEVASALFLVWYIRRHATFAAVGFLKLQARGLVWYIPLLLIVLFQVGLIVNALFTTSLSSSVLQLVGIVFLTTLFVGFNEEVLFRGIILRYLRPNEHPYRAVLISALLFSSFHLLNLIALIPPAAMLFQLANTFVFDVFFAIIALKLNNLWPLIIFHALWDFASIAADVVNVNLGITSLLTQVYLLVAIVIQLILLKRHDLSHLNGPMNPRNV
- a CDS encoding GntR family transcriptional regulator; this encodes MKPTDDLAIARLPLSEEVYRRLQHHIITLRLAPGEKVNDQALAEMFGVSRTPVREALKRLEEEGLIFAKRGSRTIVTELDAEQAQQTYPIIATLHGLAARLAGPVLTKDDVTELQTIHQQFTTAIDQQDTETALTLDDAFHDVFVKRSQNAQLGETIRRLTPLIRRLEYAQFDRLGRQSIADHAAILVACEQRDVEQLVQATEHNWNGLGRLLVSTLKEES
- a CDS encoding multidrug resistance efflux transporter family protein; amino-acid sequence: MRPIVYGILAAMFFAVTFILNQSMQGAGGHWIYSASLRFFLMLPFFIFIVLMRRGIGRVIQALRTDIGFWLLYGTIGFGLFYGSICLAADHAPGWLIAGTWQLTILAGPLLAPLFKQRIPWSALKYSVLIVLGVVVMQVSVAGSLSLQSLLFGALPVLVAAIAYPLGNRKMMERYGDKLDVFERILGMTIASLPFWIVLSVIAYIQVGLPSVSQVTQSGFVALFSGVIATSLFFYATSLVRTELVRLAAIEATQSFEIVFTVLGEMLFLHAALPTGLATFGIILVMLGMTLHSLNQAERTVVRPDKRKIN
- a CDS encoding DUF554 domain-containing protein, producing MVLTGTLVNTVLIIIGTLLGLMFHRIPERMKETVLQAIGLAVVVLGIQMGMKSTNFLIVIGSLVLGGAIGEWFRLDEKLDRMGAWLERKISRGRPSNIAEGFVTATLIFVIGAMGVLGALDGGLRQDHDVLYTKGLIDGFTALVLSSTLGIGVMFSAIPVFLYQGAIALSAVAITKFIPDAALQEFILEMTATGGVMIAAIGLNLAGITKIRVANLLPGIVIVAVIVTGLYLF
- a CDS encoding NUDIX hydrolase; this encodes MDRYTLCLIRHADHFLLVNRQKRPAMGMWNGVGGKIEPGETPEAAVIRETFEETGITLTSVTSKGIVRLHGEETSGMYLYLADLENRPFPTPVMTVEGILDWKSLDWILGDDNMGIISNLRHYLPIVLSTEHPLLHDFHYDAHTITAYETHKLIET
- a CDS encoding arylamine N-acetyltransferase family protein translates to MDWMKDLGQRIEFPLDAITFDQLPDLLEAFAYQLPFENTTVLEKRMRPFSDERFIETFLTERRGGVCYDLNGLLHRVLQELNCPVRLVQATVYDTKSDAWSATGPTHVAIIWNETHLLDTGFGVNLPLVPVPLSGETVHSASGSYRIINNDTLEMKRTGQAEFVTGYRFDRETSITTDDLSKMEQIIQQSDVSPFNKGRLVAMRTPTGQKTLTERTLRIEETTTTELPVAGPAQFEMLYNTHFLGRES